A window of the Verminephrobacter eiseniae EF01-2 genome harbors these coding sequences:
- a CDS encoding pyridoxal phosphate-dependent aminotransferase: protein MKVVHKSAKLANVCYDIRGPIMDAAKQMEEDGHKIIKLNIGNLAVFGFDAPEEIQLDMIRNLPHSSGYSDSKGIFAARKAVMHETQKQGLAGVTLDDIYLGNGASELIVMATNALLDAGDELLLPAPDYPLWTAAASLSGGTPVHYLCDEARGWMPDLDDIRAKISPRTKGIVVINPNNPTGALYPESLLEDLVQIARTHGLVIFADEVYDKVLYDGARHRAIGSLSQDVLTLTFNSLSKSYRSCGYRAGWLVVSGDKKPARDYIEGLNMLSNMRLCSNVPGQWAIQTALGGFQSINELVGEGGRLRRQRDLAYELITAIPGVSCVKPSAALYMFARLDPALYPIADDQQFFLELLQETKVMLVQGTGFNWPTPDHFRIVFLPHEDDLREAIGRVARFLAQYRKQWERM, encoded by the coding sequence ATGAAAGTCGTCCACAAATCCGCCAAGCTCGCCAACGTTTGCTACGACATTCGCGGTCCGATCATGGACGCGGCCAAGCAGATGGAGGAAGACGGGCACAAGATCATCAAGCTGAACATCGGCAACCTGGCCGTGTTCGGCTTCGATGCCCCCGAGGAAATCCAGCTCGACATGATCCGCAACCTGCCCCATTCCTCGGGCTATTCGGACAGCAAGGGCATTTTCGCGGCGCGCAAGGCGGTGATGCACGAGACGCAAAAGCAGGGCCTGGCGGGGGTCACGCTCGACGACATCTACCTGGGCAATGGCGCCAGCGAACTCATCGTGATGGCCACCAATGCGCTGCTCGACGCCGGCGACGAACTGCTGCTGCCCGCGCCCGATTACCCGCTGTGGACGGCCGCCGCCAGCCTCTCGGGCGGCACGCCGGTGCATTACCTGTGCGACGAGGCCCGGGGCTGGATGCCGGACCTCGACGACATCCGCGCCAAAATCAGCCCCCGCACCAAGGGCATCGTGGTCATCAACCCGAACAACCCCACCGGAGCGCTGTACCCGGAGTCGCTGCTCGAAGACCTGGTGCAGATCGCGCGCACCCATGGCCTGGTGATCTTCGCCGACGAGGTCTACGACAAGGTGCTGTACGACGGCGCCAGGCACCGGGCCATCGGTTCATTGAGCCAGGATGTGCTGACGCTGACGTTCAACTCGCTGTCCAAGAGCTACCGCTCCTGCGGCTACCGCGCCGGCTGGCTGGTGGTCTCGGGCGACAAGAAGCCGGCGCGCGACTACATCGAGGGTCTGAACATGCTCTCGAACATGCGGCTGTGCTCGAACGTGCCCGGCCAATGGGCGATACAGACGGCCCTGGGGGGCTTTCAGAGCATCAACGAGTTGGTCGGCGAAGGCGGGCGCCTGCGCCGGCAGCGCGACCTGGCGTATGAGCTGATCACGGCGATTCCGGGCGTGAGCTGCGTCAAGCCGAGCGCGGCGCTGTACATGTTCGCGCGCCTCGACCCGGCCCTGTACCCGATCGCCGACGATCAGCAGTTCTTCCTGGAACTGCTGCAAGAGACCAAGGTGATGCTGGTCCAGGGCACGGGCTTCAACTGGCCGACGCCGGACCATTTCCGCATCGTGTTCCTGCCGCATGAGGATGACCTGCGCGAGGCCATCGGCCGCGTGGCGCGGTTCCTCGCGCAGTACCGCAAGCAGTGGGAGCGAATGTAG
- a CDS encoding homoserine dehydrogenase, translating to MKPIQAGLLGLGTVGGGVFDVLRRNQDEISRRAGRGIQITMVAARDVARAQSLVGPDVQVLGDASAIIANPDIAIVIELIGGCGIAKTLVLEAIAAGKHVVTANKALLAVHGSEIFAAASARGVMVAFEAAVAGGIPIIKALREGLTANRIQWLAGIINGTTNFILSEMRSQGRDFDVVLEEAQRLGYAEADPGFDIQGVDAAHKLTLMSAIAFGIPVQFDKAHVEGITALATADIRYAEQLGYRIKLLGITKRVDKGVELRVHPCLVPAKRLIANVEGAMNAVVVQGDAVGTTLYYGKGAGAEPTASAVIADLVDIARLHTADPEHRVPHLAFQPHTLADAMDALPVLPMSEVVTSYYLRLRVADQAGVLAQVTGLLAEAGVSIDAVLQREADEVGGAGSAQTDLIILTHDTREGTMDAVMARMQALTTVLAPITRLRKEALN from the coding sequence ATGAAACCCATTCAAGCAGGTCTGCTCGGCCTGGGCACCGTCGGTGGCGGTGTGTTCGACGTGCTGCGGCGCAACCAGGACGAAATCAGCCGCCGCGCCGGCCGGGGCATTCAGATCACCATGGTCGCGGCCCGGGATGTGGCGCGCGCGCAAAGCCTGGTCGGCCCCGATGTGCAGGTGCTCGGCGATGCCAGCGCGATCATCGCCAACCCGGACATCGCCATCGTCATCGAACTGATCGGCGGCTGCGGCATTGCCAAGACGCTGGTGCTTGAGGCCATTGCGGCCGGCAAGCATGTGGTCACGGCGAACAAGGCGCTGCTGGCCGTGCATGGCAGCGAGATCTTCGCGGCCGCATCGGCCCGGGGCGTGATGGTGGCTTTCGAGGCCGCCGTGGCCGGGGGCATCCCCATCATCAAGGCGTTGCGCGAGGGGCTGACCGCCAACCGCATACAGTGGCTCGCCGGCATCATCAATGGCACGACCAACTTCATCCTGTCCGAGATGCGCAGCCAGGGCCGCGATTTCGATGTGGTGCTCGAGGAGGCGCAGCGCCTGGGCTACGCCGAGGCCGACCCCGGCTTCGACATCCAGGGCGTGGATGCGGCCCACAAGCTCACGCTGATGAGCGCGATCGCGTTCGGCATTCCGGTGCAGTTCGACAAGGCCCATGTGGAAGGCATCACGGCGCTGGCGACGGCCGACATCCGCTACGCCGAGCAACTGGGCTACCGCATCAAGCTGCTGGGCATCACCAAGCGCGTCGACAAGGGGGTGGAACTGCGCGTGCACCCCTGCCTGGTGCCGGCCAAGCGCCTGATCGCGAATGTCGAAGGCGCGATGAACGCCGTGGTGGTGCAAGGCGACGCCGTCGGCACCACGCTGTACTACGGCAAAGGCGCGGGCGCCGAGCCGACCGCCAGCGCCGTGATTGCCGACCTGGTGGACATCGCCCGCCTGCACACCGCCGACCCCGAGCACCGCGTGCCGCACCTGGCCTTCCAGCCCCATACCCTGGCCGACGCGATGGACGCGCTGCCGGTGCTGCCGATGAGCGAAGTGGTCACCAGCTACTACCTGCGCTTGCGCGTGGCCGACCAGGCCGGCGTGCTGGCCCAGGTCACCGGCCTGCTGGCCGAGGCCGGGGTGAGCATCGATGCCGTGCTGCAGCGCGAAGCCGACGAGGTAGGCGGCGCAGGCTCGGCCCAGACCGATCTGATCATCCTCACGCACGACACGCGCGAAGGTACGATGGACGCCGTCATGGCCCGGATGCAGGCCCTGACGACAGTGCTGGCGCCGATCACACGCCTGCGCAAGGAAGCACTGAACTGA
- the thrC gene encoding threonine synthase codes for MKYISTRGQAGRRPFCDILLEGLAPDGGLYLPEHYPQIDDAALTRLRQVWHEQGYAELAYQLLSLYIDDIPAADLRALCAKTYIAEVFGSRSIVPLRPLEAGLWLQALSNGPTLAFKDLAMQLLGHLFEYELARRGEQLNILGATSGDTGSAAEYALRGKTGVRVFMTSPDGRMSAFQQAQMFSLQDANIHNLAIDGVFDDCQDIVKAVSRDQTFKRRHRIGTINSINWARLLAQVVYYFAGYLQASASNAQQVSFTVPSGNFGNVCAGHVARMMGLPIDRLVVATNENDVLDEFFRTGVYRVRSSADTRATSSPSMDISKASNFERFVFDLLGRDGARVETLFGQTLATRGRIDLSGDPRFAEAATRYGFASGKSTHADRLATIRDNHQRHRVTLDPHTADGVKVAREHLAQRARERPAQDPPAAPMIVLETALPIKFAATIIEALGQAPERPAQFAGIENLPRRVQRLPADAQQVKAYIERHCTADADAGAKPQAPGASSAGRDDCHAPMGSDG; via the coding sequence ATGAAATACATCAGCACCCGTGGCCAGGCAGGGCGCAGACCGTTTTGCGACATCCTGCTCGAGGGCCTGGCCCCCGACGGCGGCCTGTACCTGCCCGAGCATTACCCGCAGATCGATGACGCAGCCCTGACGCGCTTGCGCCAGGTCTGGCACGAGCAGGGCTACGCCGAACTGGCATACCAGTTGCTGTCGCTGTACATCGACGACATTCCCGCCGCCGACCTGCGGGCGCTGTGCGCCAAGACCTACATCGCCGAAGTCTTCGGCAGCCGCTCCATCGTGCCGCTGCGCCCGCTCGAAGCCGGCCTGTGGCTGCAAGCACTGTCCAACGGCCCGACGCTGGCCTTCAAGGACCTGGCCATGCAGTTGCTGGGCCATTTGTTCGAGTACGAACTGGCGCGCCGTGGCGAGCAACTGAACATCCTGGGCGCCACCAGCGGCGACACCGGCAGTGCGGCCGAATACGCGCTGCGCGGCAAGACCGGCGTGCGCGTATTCATGACCAGCCCGGATGGCCGCATGAGCGCCTTCCAGCAGGCGCAGATGTTCAGCCTGCAAGACGCCAACATCCACAACCTGGCCATCGACGGCGTGTTCGACGACTGCCAGGACATCGTCAAGGCCGTCAGCCGCGACCAGACCTTCAAGCGCAGGCACCGGATCGGCACCATCAACTCCATCAACTGGGCGCGCCTGCTGGCGCAGGTGGTGTACTACTTTGCCGGCTACCTGCAAGCCAGCGCAAGCAACGCGCAGCAGGTCAGCTTCACGGTGCCCAGCGGCAACTTCGGCAATGTCTGCGCCGGCCATGTGGCGCGCATGATGGGCCTGCCCATCGACCGGCTGGTGGTGGCCACCAACGAGAACGATGTGCTCGACGAATTCTTTCGCACCGGCGTCTACCGCGTGCGCAGCAGCGCCGATACGCGCGCCACCTCCAGCCCCTCGATGGACATCAGCAAAGCCAGCAACTTCGAGCGCTTCGTGTTCGACCTGCTCGGCCGCGACGGCGCGCGCGTCGAGACGCTGTTCGGCCAGACCCTGGCCACCCGGGGCCGGATCGACCTGAGCGGCGACCCGCGCTTTGCCGAAGCCGCAACGCGCTACGGTTTTGCCAGCGGCAAGAGCACCCATGCCGACCGGCTGGCGACCATCCGCGACAACCACCAGCGCCATCGCGTCACGCTGGACCCCCACACCGCCGACGGGGTGAAGGTGGCGCGCGAGCACTTGGCGCAGAGGGCGCGCGAGCGCCCGGCGCAAGACCCGCCCGCAGCGCCGATGATCGTGCTGGAGACGGCGCTGCCGATCAAGTTCGCCGCGACCATCATCGAAGCCCTGGGCCAGGCGCCCGAGAGACCCGCGCAGTTCGCCGGCATCGAAAACCTGCCCCGGCGCGTGCAGCGGCTGCCTGCCGATGCGCAACAGGTCAAAGCCTATATCGAGCGCCACTGCACGGCGGATGCGGATGCGGGCGCCAAACCGCAGGCGCCGGGCGCCAGCAGCGCCGGGCGCGATGACTGCCATGCCCCCATGGGGAGCGATGGATGA
- the mobB gene encoding molybdopterin-guanine dinucleotide biosynthesis protein B, with protein sequence MKVAGFAGFSGSGKTTLIEQLIPALRRQGLRVSVVKHAHHRFDIDHPGKDTYRHREAGAFEVVAASDRRLALMREFEQATTLSVHQLLAELCQDVDWVLVEGFKGSDLPKIEVWRPPHPGETGAPGRQPEPVRYPGDDCVVAVATNAAHRLPVPTTLPVLDLDAPDQVAGWLIRQGQRFGYERPLHGGRLRCAPQ encoded by the coding sequence ATGAAAGTCGCAGGTTTTGCCGGCTTTTCCGGCAGTGGCAAAACCACGCTGATCGAGCAACTGATCCCGGCGCTGCGGCGGCAGGGACTGCGCGTGTCGGTGGTCAAGCATGCGCACCACCGTTTCGACATCGACCACCCGGGCAAAGACACTTACCGCCACCGCGAGGCCGGCGCCTTCGAGGTGGTGGCGGCGTCCGACCGGCGGCTGGCGCTGATGCGCGAATTCGAGCAAGCCACCACGCTCAGCGTGCACCAGTTGCTGGCCGAACTCTGCCAGGACGTGGACTGGGTGCTGGTCGAGGGCTTCAAGGGCAGCGATCTGCCCAAGATCGAAGTCTGGCGCCCCCCGCATCCAGGCGAGACCGGCGCGCCCGGGCGCCAACCCGAACCCGTGCGCTACCCCGGGGACGACTGCGTGGTCGCCGTGGCCACCAACGCAGCGCACCGCCTGCCCGTGCCGACGACGCTGCCCGTGCTCGACCTCGACGCCCCGGACCAGGTCGCCGGCTGGCTGATCCGGCAAGGACAGCGCTTCGGGTACGAGCGGCCACTGCATGGAGGAAGGCTGCGATGCGCCCCGCAATGA